In Actinomycetota bacterium, a genomic segment contains:
- the rpoB gene encoding DNA-directed RNA polymerase subunit beta: MAPTRTSSVTPLSPGLHRASFAKIREPLAAPDLLKLQTASFDWLLGGTEWQQVVRETLASGNNEIPQASGLTEIFEEISPIEDFAGAMSLSFRDHRFEPPKYTVEQCKDKDFTYSAPLFVTAEFMNNETGEIKSQTVFMGDFPLMTNKGTFIINGTERVVVSQLVRSPGVYFDRSVDKATDKDVFACKIIPSRGAWLEFEIDKKDLVAVRVDRKRKQPVTVLLKALGMNHEQIVERFGRYETFMATLEKDHIATQEDALLDIYRKLRPGEPPTLENARNLLDNFYFNPKRYDLAKVGRYKINKKLGLDLPLTQSVLTLEDVVQTIEYLVRLHAGETTIEGPRGEVRCETDDIDHFGNRRLRTVGELIQNQIRTGLSRMERVVRERMTTQDVEAITPQTLINIRPVVASIKEFFGTSQLSQFMDQTNPLAGLTHKRRLSALGPGGLSRERAGFEVRDVHPSHYGRMCPIETPEGPNIGLIGSLSTYGRVNAFGFIETPYRKVINGRVSDDVDYLTADEEDLHVVAQANTTIDSNGKMLDDRVLVRRKGGEVDYILPQDVDYMDVSPRQLWSVATAMIPFLEHDDANRALMGSNMQRQAVPLLRSEAPLVGTGMEFRAAYDAGDIVTAQAAGVVTEVSADIVTVMQDDGEYMTYRIEKFHRSNQGTCFNQRPIVSTNDRVEVGQVLADGPSTDLGEMALGKNLLVAFMSWEGHNYEDAIILNQRLVQDDVLSSIHIEEHEVDARDTKLGPEEITRDIPNVAEEVLADLDDRGIIRIGADVVPGDILVGKVTPKGETELTPEERLLRAIFGEKAREVRDTSLKVPHGESGKVIGVRVFDREEGDELPPGVNRLVRVYIAQKRKITEGDKLAGRHGNKGVIAKILPAEDMPFLEDGTPVDVVLNPLGVPGRMNVGQILETHLGWAAATGWKVDPSDPRAKNLPEMVKEAPRRTKVATPVFDGAHEDELALVLESTLPTDDGFTLVGADGKASLFDGRSGEPYPGRVTVGYIYILKLLHLVDDKIHARSTGPYSMITQQPLGGKAQFGGQRFGEMEVWALEAYGAAYALQELLTIKSDDVLGRVKVYEAIVKGENVPEPGIPESFKVLVKEMQSLCLNVEVLSSNGQAIELRDTDEDVFRTAEELGIDLSRPERSSVEEL, encoded by the coding sequence TTGGCCCCCACGCGTACGTCTAGCGTCACGCCGCTCTCACCCGGTTTGCACCGGGCATCTTTTGCCAAGATTCGTGAGCCTCTGGCTGCGCCTGATCTGCTGAAGCTGCAGACCGCCAGCTTTGACTGGCTGCTTGGCGGAACCGAATGGCAGCAGGTGGTCCGTGAGACCCTGGCCTCGGGCAACAACGAGATCCCGCAGGCCTCTGGCCTGACCGAGATCTTCGAGGAGATCAGCCCGATAGAGGATTTCGCCGGCGCCATGTCGCTGTCGTTCCGCGATCACCGCTTTGAGCCTCCCAAGTACACCGTTGAGCAGTGCAAGGACAAGGACTTCACCTACTCTGCGCCGCTGTTCGTCACGGCTGAGTTCATGAACAACGAGACTGGTGAGATCAAGTCTCAGACCGTCTTCATGGGTGACTTCCCCCTGATGACCAACAAGGGCACCTTCATCATCAACGGCACCGAGCGTGTCGTGGTGTCCCAGCTGGTTCGCTCACCGGGTGTCTACTTCGATCGCTCAGTCGACAAGGCCACGGACAAGGATGTCTTCGCCTGCAAGATCATCCCCAGCCGTGGTGCCTGGCTTGAGTTCGAGATCGACAAGAAGGATCTCGTCGCTGTTCGTGTTGACCGCAAGCGCAAGCAGCCGGTCACGGTGCTGCTGAAGGCACTGGGCATGAACCACGAGCAGATCGTGGAGCGCTTTGGCCGGTACGAGACCTTCATGGCCACGCTTGAGAAGGATCACATCGCCACTCAAGAGGATGCGCTGCTGGATATCTACCGCAAGTTGCGTCCCGGCGAACCGCCAACACTGGAGAACGCCCGCAACCTGCTCGACAACTTCTACTTCAACCCCAAGCGTTATGACCTCGCCAAGGTTGGCCGTTACAAGATCAACAAGAAGCTCGGTCTTGACCTGCCACTGACGCAGAGTGTGCTCACCCTTGAAGACGTCGTTCAGACAATCGAGTACCTGGTTCGTCTGCATGCAGGCGAGACGACGATCGAAGGCCCTCGCGGTGAGGTTCGCTGCGAGACCGATGACATCGATCACTTCGGCAATCGCCGTCTGCGCACCGTTGGCGAACTGATCCAGAATCAGATTCGCACGGGTCTGTCCCGCATGGAGCGCGTGGTCCGTGAGCGCATGACGACTCAGGATGTCGAGGCGATCACGCCGCAGACCCTGATCAACATTCGTCCCGTGGTTGCCTCGATCAAGGAGTTCTTCGGAACCTCGCAGTTGTCGCAGTTCATGGACCAGACCAACCCGCTTGCCGGTCTGACCCACAAGCGTCGGCTGTCCGCACTTGGGCCCGGTGGTCTTTCGCGTGAGCGTGCCGGCTTTGAGGTTCGCGACGTTCACCCTTCGCACTACGGCCGCATGTGCCCGATTGAAACTCCAGAAGGCCCGAACATTGGTCTGATCGGGTCGCTGTCGACCTATGGCCGCGTGAATGCCTTCGGCTTCATCGAAACTCCGTACCGCAAGGTCATCAACGGCCGCGTCAGCGATGACGTGGACTACCTGACTGCTGATGAAGAAGATCTGCACGTGGTGGCACAGGCCAACACGACGATCGACAGCAACGGCAAGATGCTTGACGACCGTGTGCTCGTGCGACGCAAGGGCGGCGAAGTCGACTACATCCTTCCACAGGATGTCGACTACATGGACGTCTCTCCTCGTCAGCTGTGGTCAGTTGCCACCGCGATGATTCCCTTCCTCGAGCATGACGATGCAAACCGGGCCCTGATGGGTTCCAACATGCAGCGTCAGGCAGTGCCGTTGCTTCGTTCCGAGGCCCCACTCGTGGGTACCGGCATGGAGTTCCGCGCTGCATACGACGCAGGTGACATCGTCACTGCGCAGGCTGCAGGTGTGGTCACCGAGGTTTCCGCTGACATCGTCACGGTGATGCAGGACGACGGCGAGTACATGACGTACCGCATCGAGAAGTTCCACCGTTCCAATCAGGGCACCTGCTTCAACCAGCGCCCGATTGTCAGCACCAATGACCGTGTCGAAGTTGGCCAGGTGCTCGCTGATGGTCCGTCAACGGATCTCGGTGAAATGGCACTCGGCAAGAACCTGCTCGTGGCATTCATGTCATGGGAAGGCCACAACTACGAGGACGCGATCATCCTCAACCAGCGACTTGTGCAAGACGATGTGCTCTCCTCGATTCACATCGAGGAGCACGAAGTCGACGCACGCGACACCAAGCTGGGTCCAGAGGAGATCACTCGCGACATCCCCAACGTTGCCGAGGAGGTGCTGGCCGATCTCGATGATCGCGGCATCATCCGTATCGGTGCCGATGTCGTCCCTGGCGACATCCTGGTTGGCAAGGTCACGCCCAAGGGCGAGACCGAGCTCACCCCTGAAGAGCGTTTGCTGCGCGCCATCTTCGGTGAGAAGGCTCGCGAAGTTCGCGACACCTCGCTGAAGGTTCCGCACGGTGAGTCCGGCAAGGTCATCGGCGTTCGCGTCTTTGATCGTGAAGAGGGTGACGAGCTTCCCCCAGGTGTCAACCGCTTGGTCCGCGTCTACATCGCTCAGAAGCGCAAGATCACAGAAGGTGACAAGCTTGCTGGCCGTCACGGCAACAAGGGCGTCATCGCCAAGATCCTGCCTGCTGAGGACATGCCCTTCCTTGAAGATGGCACGCCTGTCGATGTGGTGCTGAACCCACTGGGTGTTCCTGGTCGTATGAACGTCGGCCAGATCCTTGAGACCCACTTGGGCTGGGCTGCCGCAACGGGTTGGAAGGTTGATCCTTCTGACCCACGTGCAAAGAACCTTCCTGAGATGGTCAAGGAGGCTCCACGCCGCACCAAGGTTGCCACGCCAGTGTTCGATGGCGCACATGAGGATGAGCTCGCGCTCGTGCTCGAGTCCACCCTGCCAACAGATGACGGCTTCACTCTCGTCGGCGCTGACGGTAAGGCCTCACTGTTTGATGGACGCAGCGGCGAGCCGTACCCAGGTCGGGTCACGGTCGGCTACATCTATATCCTCAAGCTTCTGCACTTGGTTGACGACAAGATCCACGCACGCTCAACTGGCCCGTACTCGATGATCACCCAGCAGCCATTGGGCGGTAAGGCGCAGTTCGGTGGCCAGCGCTTTGGTGAGATGGAAGTGTGGGCACTTGAAGCCTATGGCGCGGCTTACGCGCTGCAGGAGTTGCTCACCATCAAGTCCGATGACGTGCTTGGTCGCGTCAAGGTCTACGAGGCAATCGTCAAGGGCGAAAACGTTCCTGAGCCGGGTATCCCTGAATCATTCAAGGTGCTCGTCAAGGAAATGCAGTCGCTGTGTCTGAATGTCGAAGTTCTGTCCAGCAATGGCCAGGCCATCGAGCTTCGTGACACCGATGAGGATGTCTTCCGCACCGCCGAGGAACTCGGCATTGACCTGTCACGCCCAGAGCGCAGCAGCGTTGAAGAGCTCTAG
- a CDS encoding TIGR03619 family F420-dependent LLM class oxidoreductase, which translates to MHIGISRPPTPPHPIPDVDAAVVAVLAEGMGFESIVYGEHPIRPVDQAGQGVHADGIPFFQDTLIAMARISALTTTIKFGGGVFLIPQHNPVQFAKELASLDFYSGGRLLVGAGIGWSQVECELLGGQWGRRWQQTRETVEIMKLLWTQETTTYEGEIYTVPPVQLYPKPVNPLGPPVLLGVRPGEKGFARIVSYADGWLPALVSEEDLAHGPEIIADGRRQISALAVEAGREPADFQISVIVRGPQIDGDLGPAREVNRAMVSELVDAGADRVLISLATITNEEDAKRELDRIAESVL; encoded by the coding sequence GTGCACATTGGAATTTCTCGGCCACCGACGCCCCCGCATCCGATACCTGATGTTGATGCTGCCGTAGTAGCCGTGCTTGCCGAAGGCATGGGGTTTGAATCCATCGTGTATGGAGAGCACCCGATACGTCCCGTTGACCAGGCGGGTCAGGGCGTGCACGCAGATGGAATCCCATTCTTTCAGGACACGCTCATTGCGATGGCGCGCATTTCTGCGCTGACGACGACGATCAAGTTCGGTGGCGGAGTGTTCCTGATCCCGCAACACAATCCCGTGCAGTTCGCCAAGGAGCTTGCCAGCCTTGACTTCTACAGCGGAGGTCGACTCCTGGTCGGTGCAGGCATCGGCTGGAGCCAGGTCGAATGTGAACTGCTCGGGGGCCAATGGGGTCGGCGCTGGCAGCAGACCAGAGAAACCGTGGAGATTATGAAGCTGCTGTGGACTCAGGAGACCACGACATATGAAGGTGAGATCTACACAGTTCCACCAGTGCAGCTGTATCCCAAGCCCGTGAATCCCCTGGGACCGCCAGTGCTACTTGGCGTTCGACCCGGTGAGAAGGGCTTTGCCAGAATCGTCAGCTACGCAGACGGTTGGTTGCCGGCCCTTGTCAGTGAGGAGGATCTTGCCCATGGCCCAGAGATCATTGCAGATGGTCGACGACAGATCAGCGCACTTGCTGTTGAAGCGGGTCGCGAACCGGCAGACTTTCAGATCAGTGTGATCGTCCGCGGGCCACAGATTGATGGCGACCTTGGTCCGGCGCGTGAGGTGAACCGAGCAATGGTCTCCGAGCTCGTTGATGCCGGGGCTGATCGGGTGCTCATCTCGCTAGCCACCATCACCAATGAGGAGGATGCCAAGCGGGAGCTTGATCGGATTGCAGAGTCCGTGCTCTAG
- the rpsG gene encoding 30S ribosomal protein S7: MPRKGPAAKRPIVIDPVYQAPLVTQLVNKVLLDGKRSTAERIVYGALEGCREKTGTDPVQTLKRALDNIRPTLEVKSRRVGGATYQVPIEVKAGRATTLSLRWLISYSRQRREKTMTERLMNEILDASNGLGASVKKREDTHKMAESNKAFAHYRW, from the coding sequence ATGCCTCGCAAGGGTCCTGCCGCCAAGCGGCCCATCGTCATCGACCCGGTCTACCAGGCCCCGTTGGTCACCCAGCTCGTCAACAAGGTGCTCCTTGACGGCAAGCGCTCCACCGCAGAGCGCATTGTCTATGGCGCATTGGAAGGCTGCCGCGAAAAGACCGGCACCGATCCAGTGCAGACCCTCAAGCGCGCTCTGGACAACATTCGTCCCACCCTTGAGGTGAAGTCCCGCCGCGTCGGTGGCGCCACCTACCAGGTCCCCATCGAGGTCAAGGCAGGCCGGGCAACCACCCTGTCCCTTCGCTGGTTGATCAGCTACTCGCGCCAGAGGCGTGAAAAGACGATGACCGAACGCCTCATGAACGAAATCCTGGATGCCTCCAACGGCCTTGGCGCAAGCGTCAAGAAGCGTGAAGACACCCACAAGATGGCTGAGTCCAACAAGGCCTTCGCGCACTACCGCTGGTAG
- the rplL gene encoding 50S ribosomal protein L7/L12, whose product MAKLSTDDLLEAFKEMTLLELSEFVKLFEETFDVTAAAPVAVAAAAAPAGGDAGGAAAEQDEFDVVLDVAGDNKIPVIKEVRALTSLGLKEAKDLVEAAPKAILEKVNKETAEKAKAQLEAAGATVTIK is encoded by the coding sequence ATGGCGAAGTTGAGCACCGATGATCTGCTTGAAGCATTCAAGGAGATGACCCTTCTCGAGCTCTCAGAGTTCGTGAAGTTGTTCGAAGAGACCTTTGACGTGACTGCGGCCGCACCGGTTGCCGTTGCAGCCGCAGCAGCACCGGCCGGCGGCGACGCTGGCGGCGCAGCAGCAGAGCAGGACGAGTTCGATGTCGTCCTGGACGTTGCCGGCGACAACAAGATTCCAGTCATCAAGGAGGTGCGCGCACTCACGAGCCTGGGTCTGAAGGAGGCCAAGGATCTCGTGGAGGCAGCTCCTAAGGCGATTCTTGAGAAGGTCAACAAGGAGACCGCTGAGAAGGCAAAGGCACAGCTCGAAGCAGCTGGCGCCACCGTAACCATCAAGTAA
- the rpsL gene encoding 30S ribosomal protein S12 yields the protein MPTIQQLVRKGRQDKITKTKAPALKGSPQRRGVCTRVYTTTPKKPNSALRKVARVRLTSGIEITAYIPGVGHNLQEHSIVLIRGGRVRDLPGVRYKVIRGALDTQGVKNRKQARSKYGAKKEKA from the coding sequence GTGCCAACGATCCAGCAGCTGGTCCGTAAGGGTCGGCAGGACAAGATCACCAAGACGAAGGCTCCCGCACTCAAGGGCAGTCCTCAGCGTCGCGGAGTCTGTACCCGTGTGTACACAACCACGCCCAAGAAGCCGAACTCGGCTCTGCGCAAGGTGGCCCGTGTGCGACTGACCTCTGGTATCGAGATCACCGCCTACATCCCAGGTGTTGGTCACAACCTGCAGGAGCACTCAATCGTGCTGATCCGCGGTGGACGTGTCCGCGACCTGCCAGGTGTGCGCTACAAGGTCATCCGCGGCGCCCTTGACACCCAGGGTGTCAAGAACCGCAAGCAGGCTCGCAGTAAGTACGGCGCGAAGAAGGAGAAGGCCTAA
- a CDS encoding DNA-directed RNA polymerase subunit beta', with translation MLDVNFFDELRIGLATADDIRTWSYGEVKKPETINYRTLKPEKDGLFCEKIFGPTRDWECYCGKYKRVRFKGIICERCGVEVTRAKVRRERMGHIELAAPVTHIWYFKGVPSRLGYLLDLAPKDLEKVIYFAAYMITWVDIDGRHEALPSLENQLGVEKKQIANRRDSDIDARAKKLETDLAELEAEGAKADVRRKVRESGEREMAAVRRRADTEIERLDRIFDRFRTLKVQDLEGDEMLFREMRDRYGRWFDGSMGAAAIQKRLETFDLDAENTILRDIVVNGKGQKKTRALKRLKVVNAFLTTSNSPTGMVLDAVPVIPPDLRPMVQLDGGRFATSDLNDLYRRVINRNNRLKRLLDLGAPEIIVNNEKRMLQEAVDALFDNGRRGRPVTGPGNRALKSLSDMLKGKQGRFRQNLLGKRVDYSGRSVIVVGPQLKLHQCGLPKQMALELFKPFVMKRLVDLNHAQNIKSAKRMVERSRSVVWDVLEEVITEHPVLLNRAPTLHRLGIQAFEPQLIEGKAIQIHPLVCTAFNADFDGDQMAVHLPLSAEAQAEARILMLSSNNILSPANGRAITTPTQDMVLGIYSLTMNEPGAEGEGRAFSSIAEAMMAFDAKSLSRQSEITIRLTDGMPPEGFEAPEGWEPGQPFLLKTTLGRAIFNEALPSDYPFVNAQVDKRMLGAVVNQLAERYAKVDVAATLDKLKELGFYWATRSGVTISISDVVTPPRKAELLAVAEGFADKVQKQYERGLITDAERRQELIEIWTRATDEVAKAMQENFPRTNPVHIMVDSGARGNFMQVRQIAGMRGLVANPKGEIIPRPIKSNFREGLSVLEYFISTHGARKGLADTALRTADSGYLTRRLVDVSQDVIVREVDCFTDRSTVIIIGETVDGHLRPVENLDTAVTSRVLGRDVEVDGTTIALAGEELTTPRLIELVELGAAEVRVRTVLTCESKVGTCAMCYGKSMATGKLVDVGEAIGIVAAQSIGEPGTQLTMRTFHTGGVAGEDITHGLPRIVELFEARTPKGVAPISEVTGRVRIDDTDKTRKIVVVPDDGSEEIAQPVSKRTRLLVEDGQHVQVGHQLTIGAVDPKQVLRILGQRAVQLYLVDQVQEVYRSQGVSIHDKHIEVIVRQMLKRVTIIDDGDSGFLTGDVVERTNFENVNRRVVSEGRSPAAGRPELMGITKASLATESWLSAASFQETTRVLTDAAIHAKSDPLLGLKENVILGKLIPAGTGMPIYRNVRVEPTEEAKNAMYATFANYDELDYTSFSASSGAAVPLEEFDFRGYNA, from the coding sequence GTGCTAGACGTTAACTTCTTTGACGAACTCCGCATTGGCCTTGCCACTGCGGATGACATCCGCACCTGGTCATACGGCGAGGTGAAGAAGCCAGAGACCATCAACTACCGCACCCTCAAGCCTGAGAAGGACGGCCTGTTCTGCGAGAAGATCTTCGGTCCTACTCGCGACTGGGAGTGCTACTGCGGCAAGTACAAGCGCGTGCGTTTCAAGGGCATCATCTGCGAGCGTTGCGGCGTTGAAGTCACTCGCGCCAAGGTTCGTCGTGAGCGCATGGGTCACATTGAGCTCGCTGCACCAGTGACGCATATTTGGTACTTCAAGGGTGTGCCAAGTCGTCTTGGCTACCTGCTTGATCTTGCACCGAAGGATCTTGAAAAGGTCATCTACTTCGCGGCATACATGATCACGTGGGTCGACATCGATGGTCGCCATGAGGCGCTGCCATCACTTGAGAACCAGTTGGGTGTTGAGAAGAAGCAGATCGCCAATCGTCGCGATTCAGATATCGATGCCCGTGCCAAGAAGCTTGAGACCGATCTGGCCGAGCTTGAGGCCGAAGGCGCCAAGGCTGATGTGCGTCGCAAGGTTCGCGAGTCAGGCGAACGTGAGATGGCTGCTGTACGCCGTCGCGCCGACACAGAGATCGAGCGTCTTGATCGCATCTTCGATCGCTTCCGCACGCTGAAGGTCCAAGACCTTGAGGGTGACGAAATGCTGTTCCGCGAAATGCGTGATCGCTATGGTCGCTGGTTTGACGGAAGCATGGGTGCGGCTGCAATCCAAAAGCGCCTGGAGACCTTCGACCTCGATGCAGAGAACACGATCCTGCGCGACATCGTCGTCAACGGCAAGGGCCAGAAGAAGACTCGTGCACTCAAGCGACTCAAGGTTGTCAACGCATTCCTGACCACCTCGAACTCGCCTACCGGCATGGTGCTTGACGCAGTTCCTGTCATCCCACCGGATCTTCGCCCGATGGTGCAGCTCGATGGTGGCCGCTTTGCAACAAGCGACCTCAACGACCTCTACCGCCGTGTGATCAACCGCAACAACCGTTTGAAGCGCCTGCTGGATCTCGGTGCTCCCGAGATCATCGTGAACAACGAGAAGCGCATGCTCCAAGAGGCTGTTGACGCGCTCTTTGACAATGGTCGTCGTGGCCGTCCGGTCACCGGACCAGGCAACCGCGCGCTGAAGTCACTGTCCGACATGCTCAAGGGCAAGCAGGGCCGCTTCCGTCAGAACCTGCTCGGCAAGCGCGTTGACTACTCAGGCCGTTCGGTCATCGTGGTTGGCCCGCAGTTGAAGCTGCATCAGTGTGGTCTGCCAAAGCAGATGGCACTTGAGCTCTTCAAGCCCTTCGTCATGAAGCGCCTGGTTGATCTCAACCATGCTCAGAACATCAAGAGTGCAAAGCGCATGGTCGAGCGTTCGCGTTCAGTTGTGTGGGATGTCCTTGAAGAGGTCATCACTGAGCATCCAGTGCTGCTCAACCGCGCCCCTACCCTGCACCGCCTTGGCATCCAGGCCTTCGAGCCTCAACTGATCGAGGGCAAGGCCATCCAGATTCACCCACTGGTCTGCACAGCGTTCAACGCAGACTTCGATGGTGACCAGATGGCCGTCCACCTGCCCTTGTCGGCAGAGGCTCAGGCAGAGGCTCGGATCTTGATGCTCTCAAGCAACAACATCCTTTCGCCAGCAAACGGTCGCGCCATCACCACTCCTACTCAGGACATGGTGTTGGGCATCTACTCGCTGACGATGAACGAGCCAGGTGCCGAGGGCGAAGGCCGTGCCTTCTCCTCGATCGCTGAAGCCATGATGGCCTTTGACGCCAAATCGCTTTCACGTCAGTCGGAAATCACGATCCGCCTGACTGACGGCATGCCTCCAGAGGGCTTTGAAGCCCCTGAGGGCTGGGAGCCAGGTCAGCCCTTCCTGCTCAAGACCACACTCGGTCGGGCCATCTTCAACGAGGCACTGCCAAGTGACTACCCATTCGTCAACGCGCAGGTCGACAAGCGGATGCTGGGCGCAGTGGTCAACCAGCTCGCAGAGCGTTACGCCAAGGTTGATGTAGCCGCGACCCTGGACAAGCTGAAGGAACTCGGCTTCTACTGGGCCACTCGTTCCGGTGTCACGATCTCGATCTCCGATGTCGTCACCCCGCCACGCAAGGCTGAACTGCTCGCTGTTGCCGAAGGCTTTGCTGACAAGGTGCAGAAGCAGTACGAGCGTGGTCTGATCACAGATGCTGAGCGCCGTCAGGAGCTCATTGAGATCTGGACCCGTGCGACCGACGAGGTTGCCAAGGCCATGCAGGAGAACTTCCCGCGCACCAACCCCGTCCACATCATGGTCGACTCAGGTGCTCGCGGTAACTTCATGCAGGTTCGTCAGATCGCAGGTATGCGTGGTCTGGTGGCCAACCCCAAGGGCGAGATCATCCCGCGCCCGATCAAGTCCAACTTCCGCGAGGGCCTGTCGGTTCTGGAGTACTTCATCTCCACCCACGGTGCTCGCAAGGGTCTGGCTGATACCGCACTTCGTACCGCTGACTCCGGTTACCTGACTCGTCGCCTAGTTGACGTGTCACAGGATGTCATCGTTCGCGAGGTCGACTGCTTCACCGATCGCAGCACTGTGATCATCATCGGTGAGACTGTCGACGGTCACTTGCGCCCAGTGGAGAACCTCGATACCGCTGTCACCTCACGGGTGCTTGGTCGCGACGTTGAGGTCGACGGCACGACGATTGCGCTGGCTGGCGAAGAACTCACCACACCACGACTCATTGAACTCGTCGAACTGGGTGCAGCAGAGGTTCGGGTGCGCACAGTGCTGACCTGCGAGAGCAAGGTCGGCACCTGCGCAATGTGCTACGGCAAGTCAATGGCAACCGGCAAGTTGGTTGACGTCGGCGAGGCCATCGGCATCGTTGCAGCACAGTCCATCGGTGAGCCAGGCACTCAGCTCACTATGCGTACCTTCCACACCGGCGGTGTTGCTGGTGAGGACATCACGCATGGCCTGCCTCGCATCGTTGAGCTCTTCGAGGCACGTACCCCCAAGGGTGTCGCCCCGATCAGCGAGGTCACTGGCCGCGTCCGCATTGATGACACCGACAAGACCCGCAAGATCGTGGTCGTTCCCGATGATGGCAGCGAAGAAATCGCGCAGCCAGTGTCGAAGCGAACTCGTCTGCTCGTCGAAGACGGCCAGCATGTGCAGGTTGGACATCAGCTCACCATTGGTGCAGTTGATCCCAAGCAGGTGCTGCGCATCCTTGGTCAGCGTGCAGTCCAGCTCTACCTGGTTGATCAGGTGCAAGAGGTCTACCGCTCGCAGGGTGTCTCGATCCACGACAAGCACATTGAGGTCATCGTTCGTCAGATGCTCAAGCGCGTCACGATCATTGACGATGGCGACTCAGGCTTCCTCACCGGTGATGTTGTCGAGCGCACCAACTTCGAGAACGTCAACCGTCGTGTGGTCTCTGAGGGTCGTTCGCCTGCAGCTGGTCGCCCGGAACTCATGGGTATCACCAAGGCGTCGCTAGCAACTGAGTCCTGGTTGTCAGCGGCTTCCTTCCAGGAGACCACTCGTGTGCTCACTGACGCAGCAATTCATGCCAAGAGCGATCCGCTCCTTGGTCTGAAGGAGAACGTCATCCTGGGCAAGCTCATTCCTGCAGGTACCGGCATGCCGATCTACCGCAATGTTCGAGTTGAGCCCACCGAGGAAGCCAAGAACGCAATGTATGCAACATTCGCGAACTACGACGAGCTCGACTACACCAGCTTCAGCGCATCTTCCGGTGCTGCTGTACCTCTGGAGGAGTTCGACTTCCGCGGATACAACGCATAA
- a CDS encoding RNA methyltransferase, which yields MPVIPVSDIEDIRLADYSSLTDVALRTSFESQHGLYIAESAKVITRALRAGHVPRSVLMSDRWLPRMGELIEDIQSRHPRTAIFIGDEAELEALAGFHVHRGALAAMHRPALPALGDLISDGPARLVILDGIVDHTNIGAIFRSVAGMGADAVLLTEQCADPLYRRSVRVSMGSVFQVPWTRIGSWTADVGQLRDAGFTIAALALTLQAKDLGSFASTAPDRLAIVLGSEGDGLSSAVIADADVTVRIPMAGGVDSLNVAAASAVALWALRLP from the coding sequence ATGCCAGTAATCCCCGTCAGCGACATTGAAGACATACGCCTGGCCGACTATTCGTCCTTGACTGATGTGGCACTGCGTACCAGTTTCGAATCCCAGCACGGGCTCTACATCGCTGAGAGCGCCAAAGTGATCACGCGAGCATTGCGCGCAGGCCACGTTCCGCGTTCGGTACTGATGTCAGATCGATGGCTGCCGCGCATGGGCGAACTCATTGAAGACATCCAGTCACGTCACCCCCGCACCGCCATCTTCATCGGGGATGAGGCAGAGCTCGAAGCACTCGCCGGCTTCCATGTGCATCGCGGAGCCCTTGCTGCCATGCATCGTCCGGCTCTGCCCGCACTGGGTGACCTCATTTCCGATGGCCCTGCGCGCCTGGTCATCCTGGACGGGATCGTTGATCACACCAATATCGGCGCGATCTTCCGATCAGTTGCCGGCATGGGGGCCGATGCTGTGCTGCTGACAGAGCAGTGCGCCGATCCCTTGTACCGCCGCAGTGTGCGGGTATCGATGGGCTCGGTGTTCCAGGTGCCGTGGACGCGCATTGGCAGCTGGACGGCTGATGTGGGCCAGTTGCGCGACGCCGGCTTCACCATTGCGGCTCTGGCATTGACGCTGCAGGCCAAGGATCTGGGGAGCTTTGCGTCGACAGCACCTGATCGACTGGCGATTGTGCTGGGCTCTGAGGGAGACGGGCTGTCCTCGGCGGTGATCGCCGATGCTGACGTCACGGTGCGCATCCCAATGGCCGGGGGAGTGGACTCCCTGAATGTCGCTGCAGCCTCGGCAGTGGCCCTGTGGGCGCTGCGCCTACCCTGA